In the Paenibacillus sp. FSL H7-0357 genome, one interval contains:
- a CDS encoding GNAT family N-acetyltransferase, producing the protein MARTNQLTIHTLTQGDRRLVSQLFKSSISDAFEKEGLGHLQEDIQHEVDNKKQMVDAFLNPANTDIYFLVAKIDGTVVGTISFAPCDEDIRSCTGNQLDDVGELGSLYVLPSYQGLGVGSTLIKELMAYLRKQGIEQFCLDSGYQRAQAKWLQKFGKPYKVVKDYWGPDSVHMVWLCKVSDYTI; encoded by the coding sequence ATGGCTAGGACTAATCAGTTAACCATACATACGCTCACTCAAGGCGATAGACGACTTGTATCTCAGCTTTTTAAATCTTCAATTTCAGATGCCTTCGAAAAGGAGGGACTGGGGCATTTGCAGGAGGACATTCAACATGAAGTTGACAATAAAAAACAAATGGTTGATGCCTTTCTGAACCCGGCGAATACGGATATATACTTCCTTGTTGCCAAAATAGATGGGACGGTTGTCGGCACGATTTCATTTGCACCCTGCGACGAGGATATTCGCTCATGCACCGGAAATCAACTTGATGATGTGGGAGAGCTAGGAAGCTTATACGTTTTGCCAAGCTATCAGGGTCTCGGTGTAGGCTCGACGTTGATTAAGGAACTGATGGCATATCTAAGAAAGCAAGGGATTGAGCAGTTTTGCCTGGACAGTGGCTACCAACGTGCGCAGGCAAAATGGCTGCAGAAATTTGGCAAGCCGTATAAGGTGGTTAAGGATTATTGGGGACCGGATTCGGTTCACATGGTTTGGTTATGCAAAGTCAGCGATTATACAATATAG
- the alaS gene encoding alanine--tRNA ligase produces MKASEIRSKWLQFFESKGHKIEPSASLVPHNDPSLLWINAGMAPLKAYFDGREIPENPRLANSQKCIRTNDIENVGKTRRHHTFFEMLGNFSIGDYFKEEAITWAWEFLTGKEWIGFDPERISVTVYAEDEEAFKLWNEKVGLPAERIIKLGDENFWDIGEGPCGPCSEIFYDRGEAYGNDMSDPEMYPGGENERWLEVWNLVFSQFNHNKDGSYTPLPNKNIDTGAGLERLASILQDVDSNFDTDLFQPVIQKTAKLAKVTYKDNLEQDIALKVIADHIRTVTFAVGDGVLPSNEGRGYIIRRLLRRAVRYGKTLGLDRPFLYELTETVGEVMGVYYPSIVDNREYIAKIIRTEEERFHETLSDGLAILGELTAKAKTEGLAAIAGADAFKLYDTYGFPFDLTEDFASEQGLTVDREGFDAAMQEQRDRARAARQDGASMKIQGGALAELTVKSEFVGYNDSVTESKILAIVVGGELVDTAGEGTECQVILESTPFYAESGGQVSDTGLLTGGSVTAKVTGLFKAPHGQHVHLVTVEAGELKVGESIRAEVNREQREDIVKNHTATHLLHKALKEVLGGHVNQAGSLVEGARLRFDFSHFGAITPEELSDIEHRVNAQIWRGLDVVIESKPIEEAKAMGAMALFGEKYGNVVRVVQVGDYSLELCGGCHVSNTSQIGIFKLVSESGIGSGVRRIEAVTGRYAYEFTESQLDLLKQSAGLLKSSLNDVPKRIDALHAQVRELSRENESLQSKLSATFAAELTSSVKTVGGGTQLLAVAVQAGNMDALRSTADELKSKLPDAVLVLGAAMDDKVNFVVAVPQELVKKGFHAGKLVKEVAAVCGGGGGGRPDMAQAGGKDASKLGEALVKAEELVAALA; encoded by the coding sequence ATGAAAGCAAGTGAAATCCGTTCCAAATGGCTGCAGTTTTTTGAGAGTAAAGGCCACAAAATCGAGCCCAGCGCATCGCTGGTGCCCCATAATGACCCTTCGTTACTGTGGATTAACGCCGGTATGGCGCCGCTGAAGGCTTACTTCGATGGCCGGGAGATTCCTGAGAATCCCCGCCTGGCCAACTCGCAGAAATGTATCCGCACCAATGATATTGAGAATGTGGGCAAGACGCGCCGCCACCACACGTTCTTTGAAATGCTGGGGAACTTCTCCATCGGCGACTACTTTAAAGAAGAAGCGATCACCTGGGCTTGGGAGTTCCTGACCGGCAAGGAATGGATCGGCTTTGATCCGGAGCGCATTTCCGTGACGGTGTACGCCGAGGATGAAGAAGCCTTCAAGCTGTGGAATGAAAAGGTAGGACTGCCTGCAGAACGCATCATTAAGCTGGGAGATGAGAACTTCTGGGATATCGGCGAAGGCCCATGTGGACCTTGCTCAGAGATCTTCTACGACCGCGGTGAAGCTTACGGCAACGACATGAGTGATCCGGAAATGTATCCGGGCGGGGAAAATGAGCGTTGGCTCGAAGTGTGGAACCTGGTGTTCTCACAGTTCAACCATAACAAGGACGGCAGCTATACACCGCTTCCGAATAAGAATATCGATACCGGAGCGGGTCTGGAGCGTCTGGCTTCCATCCTGCAGGATGTCGATTCCAACTTCGACACGGATCTGTTCCAGCCGGTAATCCAGAAGACGGCGAAGCTGGCCAAAGTTACCTATAAAGACAACTTGGAGCAGGATATCGCACTTAAGGTGATTGCTGACCATATCCGTACCGTTACTTTTGCAGTAGGCGACGGAGTGCTTCCTTCCAATGAAGGACGCGGTTATATTATCCGCCGTTTGCTCCGCCGTGCGGTCCGTTACGGCAAGACGCTGGGTCTGGATCGTCCGTTCCTGTATGAGCTGACGGAAACCGTCGGTGAGGTTATGGGTGTGTACTATCCATCCATTGTAGACAACCGGGAGTATATCGCTAAAATCATCCGTACGGAAGAGGAGCGTTTCCACGAAACCTTGTCCGACGGTCTGGCCATTCTTGGCGAGCTTACCGCCAAAGCAAAGACGGAAGGCCTTGCTGCCATCGCTGGAGCAGATGCCTTCAAACTTTATGATACGTACGGCTTCCCGTTTGACCTTACGGAAGATTTTGCTTCCGAGCAAGGACTTACTGTTGACCGTGAAGGCTTTGATGCCGCGATGCAGGAACAGCGTGACCGGGCCAGAGCTGCCCGCCAGGATGGAGCCAGCATGAAGATTCAGGGCGGCGCGCTTGCTGAGCTGACGGTTAAAAGTGAATTTGTTGGTTATAATGACTCCGTAACAGAGTCAAAAATACTTGCTATTGTTGTCGGCGGTGAACTTGTCGATACAGCCGGTGAAGGTACCGAGTGCCAGGTGATTTTGGAATCAACACCGTTCTACGCCGAAAGCGGCGGACAGGTCAGTGACACCGGCCTGCTTACCGGAGGCTCTGTCACTGCCAAGGTAACCGGATTGTTCAAAGCACCGCATGGCCAGCATGTTCATCTGGTTACTGTTGAAGCCGGGGAGCTGAAGGTAGGCGAGAGTATCCGCGCGGAAGTAAACCGCGAGCAGCGCGAGGATATCGTGAAGAACCATACGGCAACCCACTTGCTGCATAAAGCGCTCAAGGAAGTATTGGGCGGCCATGTGAACCAAGCCGGGTCTTTAGTAGAAGGCGCACGTTTGCGTTTTGACTTCTCGCATTTCGGCGCAATTACGCCGGAGGAGCTGAGTGATATTGAGCATCGCGTAAATGCTCAAATCTGGCGCGGCCTGGATGTCGTGATCGAGAGCAAGCCAATTGAAGAAGCAAAAGCAATGGGGGCAATGGCCCTATTCGGTGAGAAGTACGGCAATGTGGTACGTGTCGTTCAGGTGGGTGACTACAGTCTTGAACTGTGCGGCGGCTGCCATGTGTCCAACACCTCGCAAATTGGAATCTTCAAGCTGGTCAGCGAGAGCGGCATCGGCTCCGGCGTACGCCGGATTGAAGCTGTTACCGGCCGTTATGCTTATGAGTTCACGGAGAGCCAGCTTGATCTGCTGAAGCAGTCAGCAGGCTTGCTGAAATCCTCCCTGAATGATGTGCCGAAGCGGATTGACGCGCTGCATGCCCAGGTTCGTGAGCTTTCCCGCGAGAATGAGTCACTGCAATCCAAGCTGAGCGCTACCTTTGCGGCAGAGCTGACAAGCAGCGTGAAGACAGTGGGCGGCGGTACACAGCTGCTGGCTGTTGCTGTTCAAGCCGGCAATATGGATGCCCTGCGCTCCACGGCCGATGAATTGAAATCCAAGCTGCCTGATGCTGTACTTGTGCTGGGTGCAGCGATGGACGATAAGGTCAACTTTGTAGTCGCAGTACCTCAGGAGCTGGTGAAGAAAGGCTTCCATGCCGGCAAGCTGGTCAAAGAGGTTGCTGCGGTATGCGGCGGCGGCGGCGGTGGACGGCCGGATATGGCCCAAGCCGGCGGTAAAGATGCCTCCAAGCTTGGCGAAGCACTCGTTAAGGCTGAAGAGCTGGTAGCTGCACTGGCGTAA
- a CDS encoding IreB family regulatory phosphoprotein, with product MDSMDKTVKFNVKGDEKEASPQEILLAVYDALVEKEYHPINQIVGYLLSGDPAYIPRHNNARSLVRRKERDELIEELVRFYLANHRVDQPK from the coding sequence ATGGACTCCATGGACAAAACGGTTAAATTCAATGTGAAGGGCGATGAAAAGGAAGCTTCTCCTCAGGAAATCTTGCTCGCCGTATACGACGCGCTCGTGGAGAAAGAATATCATCCGATCAATCAGATCGTTGGATATCTTCTTTCCGGAGATCCGGCTTACATTCCGCGCCATAACAATGCGAGAAGTTTGGTCCGGAGGAAAGAACGTGATGAGCTGATTGAGGAACTGGTCCGTTTCTACCTTGCCAATCATCGGGTGGATCAGCCGAAATGA
- the ruvX gene encoding Holliday junction resolvase RuvX encodes MKKLGLDYGDRRIGVATSDIFGWTAQALETIERRGNGNEFERIRELVKEHEIGEIVVGLPKNMNGSVGPRGEICIEFAGQLREQLELPVHLWDERLTTVSAERVLIEGDVSRKKRKGIVDKMAAALILQNFLDANSKR; translated from the coding sequence ATGAAGAAGCTGGGTCTGGATTACGGCGACCGTAGAATCGGAGTCGCCACAAGCGATATTTTCGGATGGACAGCCCAGGCTCTAGAGACGATTGAGCGCCGCGGAAACGGGAATGAGTTCGAACGGATCCGCGAACTGGTGAAAGAGCACGAAATTGGAGAAATTGTGGTTGGGCTTCCGAAAAATATGAATGGCTCAGTTGGACCGCGTGGTGAAATCTGTATAGAATTCGCCGGCCAGCTGCGGGAACAACTCGAATTACCCGTACACCTTTGGGATGAGCGTCTGACGACAGTATCCGCTGAGCGGGTGCTGATTGAAGGAGACGTCAGCCGGAAGAAACGCAAAGGGATTGTGGACAAAATGGCCGCAGCCTTGATTTTGCAAAATTTTTTGGATGCTAACAGTAAAAGGTGA
- a CDS encoding DUF1292 domain-containing protein, whose amino-acid sequence MTNEQIGQEEEPEIIYIPDEEGNEEEFEVIMKFEVDGSDAKYMMVVPLDSEDEESDEVYAFRYEEDGDDLQLFMIENDEEWAIVEETFNTLVDELDGGAEND is encoded by the coding sequence ATGACAAACGAGCAGATCGGCCAAGAAGAAGAACCGGAAATTATCTATATTCCCGATGAGGAAGGTAATGAAGAGGAATTTGAGGTCATCATGAAGTTTGAAGTCGACGGTTCGGATGCAAAGTATATGATGGTGGTTCCACTCGATTCCGAGGATGAAGAGAGCGATGAGGTGTATGCGTTCCGTTACGAGGAAGATGGTGACGACCTGCAGCTCTTCATGATCGAGAATGACGAAGAATGGGCCATTGTTGAAGAGACTTTCAATACTTTGGTAGACGAATTGGACGGAGGAGCCGAGAATGACTGA
- a CDS encoding DUF1292 domain-containing protein gives MTDFSAEQAVWTSKLKEVYGETVELEDEQGKSSVYDIIAEFEVGDRAYAVLTGSGKDAEQEILRIVVSPDGLPELESIVDDEEWEDISELYDELTFPAEDTE, from the coding sequence ATGACTGATTTTTCCGCCGAACAAGCGGTATGGACATCTAAGCTCAAAGAAGTATACGGAGAAACAGTGGAACTGGAAGACGAGCAGGGTAAATCTTCCGTTTACGATATTATTGCCGAGTTTGAAGTCGGTGACCGCGCATATGCGGTGCTGACCGGTTCCGGAAAAGACGCGGAGCAGGAGATTCTGCGGATTGTAGTTTCGCCTGACGGTCTTCCGGAGCTGGAGAGCATCGTTGACGATGAAGAGTGGGAAGATATTTCCGAGCTGTACGATGAGCTGACTTTTCCCGCAGAGGACACGGAATAA
- the mltG gene encoding endolytic transglycosylase MltG, giving the protein MKAAIRAVLIIILLLALAGGGGAWYIWNGMQPVEPAGPAVTFTIEKGMGSAEIASLLEDNGIIRNGMFFRGYLKWVKEGSSFKAGTYTASPGDTYDELIARLNAGDVVKEDTVVFTIPEGFTAKQIAEKLAEAWNQPADVFLKMMNSGAGLTAVNTLKIPEDASLRHRLEGYLFPETYELAKDSTPQEVVEAMLEQLTKKLDSIPDWQAQLAERGLSLHELLTVASLVEREVVVDEERPLVAGVIYNRLKKGQNLEIDATVQYLLDKQKERLLNKDLKVESPYNTYRNPGLPPGPIGSPGLASIQAALAPKASEYYFYVTKKDGTQGHLFGKTYKEHLANIKKSEQNQ; this is encoded by the coding sequence TTGAAAGCCGCAATCCGCGCTGTGCTCATTATTATCCTTTTGCTGGCATTGGCAGGAGGGGGAGGAGCATGGTATATCTGGAATGGCATGCAGCCGGTAGAGCCTGCAGGGCCAGCCGTCACGTTTACGATAGAGAAGGGCATGGGGAGTGCGGAAATCGCCAGCCTGCTCGAAGATAACGGCATTATACGTAACGGAATGTTCTTTAGGGGATATCTGAAATGGGTCAAAGAAGGGTCAAGCTTCAAGGCAGGCACCTATACGGCAAGTCCAGGGGACACCTATGATGAGCTGATTGCCCGGCTGAATGCCGGGGATGTGGTGAAGGAAGATACGGTGGTGTTCACCATTCCCGAAGGATTCACGGCGAAGCAGATAGCTGAGAAGCTTGCAGAGGCTTGGAACCAGCCGGCTGATGTGTTTCTGAAAATGATGAACTCGGGGGCGGGGCTGACTGCGGTAAATACGCTGAAGATTCCCGAGGACGCTAGTTTACGGCACCGGCTTGAGGGCTATTTGTTCCCGGAAACGTATGAGCTGGCCAAGGACAGTACACCGCAAGAGGTTGTTGAAGCCATGCTGGAGCAGTTGACGAAGAAGCTGGACAGTATTCCGGACTGGCAGGCGCAGCTTGCGGAGCGCGGATTGTCGCTGCATGAACTGCTGACCGTAGCTTCTCTCGTGGAGCGGGAGGTAGTTGTGGACGAAGAACGTCCGCTTGTAGCCGGTGTTATTTATAACAGGCTGAAAAAAGGCCAGAACCTGGAGATCGACGCAACTGTCCAGTATCTGCTGGACAAGCAGAAGGAAAGACTGCTGAATAAGGACCTGAAGGTCGAAAGCCCGTACAATACGTACCGGAACCCGGGTCTTCCACCTGGCCCTATCGGAAGTCCAGGCCTTGCATCGATTCAGGCTGCGCTTGCGCCGAAAGCCTCAGAGTACTATTTCTATGTGACCAAAAAAGACGGCACGCAGGGACATCTGTTTGGCAAGACCTACAAGGAACATTTAGCCAATATCAAAAAAAGTGAACAAAATCAGTAG
- a CDS encoding peptidase U32 family protein, whose protein sequence is MNNKPELLATAASLEEARVLLDAGADALLIGDDRFGMRLAGHFSLEDTAAVVSLAHGKGRKVYAGLGGLMTNRLLDELPAYVKAIGELGVDGIEFGDPAVLAAVKQEAPGMKLHWNAEMTSTNYATANYWGRKGASRVVLARELNMDEMTDMVPLLEIEAQVHVHGMTNIYHSKRKLVESYMSHQGRPSEGGSLGKERGLFLIEAERQNEKFPIYEDVNGTHIMSSDDICILEDLHLLLGAGVHSLKIEGLLKPAAYNAAVVKAYRHAIDLYTADPAGYAFQEEWMDGIRALQDPERELTFGFFYKEQVY, encoded by the coding sequence ATGAATAACAAACCGGAGCTGCTGGCAACGGCGGCTTCCTTGGAAGAAGCGCGTGTATTGCTGGATGCCGGGGCAGATGCGCTCCTCATCGGGGATGACCGTTTCGGCATGCGACTTGCCGGACATTTCTCGCTGGAGGACACAGCGGCTGTCGTTAGTCTGGCTCACGGCAAAGGCCGCAAGGTCTATGCCGGTCTTGGCGGGCTGATGACGAACCGTCTGCTGGATGAGCTTCCTGCTTATGTGAAGGCGATCGGTGAGCTTGGCGTTGACGGCATTGAATTCGGAGATCCAGCGGTGCTGGCGGCTGTGAAGCAGGAAGCGCCGGGCATGAAGCTTCACTGGAATGCGGAAATGACCTCGACCAATTATGCCACAGCGAACTATTGGGGCCGCAAGGGAGCATCGCGGGTCGTTCTGGCCCGTGAATTGAATATGGATGAGATGACCGATATGGTGCCGCTGCTGGAGATCGAAGCCCAGGTACACGTCCACGGGATGACGAATATATATCATTCCAAACGCAAGCTGGTAGAGAGCTATATGTCGCATCAAGGCCGTCCGAGTGAAGGCGGAAGCCTTGGCAAGGAGCGCGGCTTATTCCTGATTGAAGCAGAGCGCCAGAATGAGAAGTTTCCGATTTATGAAGATGTCAACGGGACACATATTATGAGTTCCGACGATATTTGCATTCTGGAGGATCTTCATCTGCTGCTGGGTGCCGGAGTACACAGCCTGAAGATTGAAGGGCTGCTGAAGCCCGCTGCCTACAATGCCGCTGTAGTTAAGGCTTACCGCCATGCGATAGACCTCTACACCGCTGATCCGGCAGGTTATGCGTTCCAGGAGGAATGGATGGACGGAATCCGGGCGCTGCAGGACCCTGAGCGTGAACTGACATTCGGCTTTTTCTACAAGGAACAGGTATATTAA
- a CDS encoding peptidase U32 family protein, with protein MGTMTKPKFKGKRYRLDKPELLAPAGNLEKLKFAVHYGADAVYIGGQKYGLRSGADNFSFEEMREGVEFAKKYGAKVFVATNIYAHNEDIAGIEEYLRNLYEAGIAAIIVADPAIVDTARRLVPGLEVHLSTQQSTLNWQAVSFWKEEGLPRVVLGRETSLEEIAEIKAHVDIEIESFIHGAMCSSYSGRCVLSNHFTDRDSNRGGCCQSCRWKYDLFEDARPEGAWVSEEEQAEALSSPQRLEPGVTQLPLHQPEDNQFSMGSKDLCMLESIPELIEAGIDSFKIEGRMKSIHYVATVVNAYRKAIDAYMADPEGYELKPEWLEELQKAANRPLNTGFFYDTPDHEDHIYEPEEKAAPYDFAGLVLEYDAESGMALIQQRNNFKPGQEVEFFGPDNTFFKQTVGELWDEEGNRLDVARHPLQRVRMKVDQPVAYFDMMRKRK; from the coding sequence ATGGGAACCATGACAAAGCCTAAGTTTAAGGGCAAACGTTACCGTCTGGACAAACCGGAGCTCCTTGCTCCGGCGGGTAATCTGGAGAAATTGAAATTCGCCGTGCATTATGGTGCGGATGCAGTATATATTGGAGGCCAGAAATACGGCCTGCGCTCCGGAGCGGATAACTTCAGCTTTGAAGAAATGCGTGAGGGCGTGGAATTCGCCAAGAAATACGGGGCCAAGGTATTTGTTGCCACCAATATCTATGCCCATAACGAAGATATCGCCGGGATTGAAGAATACCTGCGCAATCTATATGAAGCCGGGATTGCCGCCATTATTGTAGCGGATCCGGCCATCGTCGATACCGCGCGCCGCCTGGTGCCGGGCCTTGAGGTGCATCTCAGTACCCAGCAGTCCACACTGAACTGGCAGGCTGTCTCTTTCTGGAAAGAGGAAGGTCTGCCGCGTGTAGTACTGGGCCGTGAGACCAGCCTTGAAGAGATTGCCGAGATCAAAGCACATGTGGACATCGAGATCGAGAGCTTTATCCACGGAGCCATGTGCTCCTCGTATTCCGGTCGCTGCGTGCTGTCGAATCACTTCACGGACCGTGACTCTAACCGCGGCGGCTGCTGCCAGTCGTGCCGCTGGAAATACGATCTGTTCGAAGATGCCCGTCCGGAAGGTGCCTGGGTATCTGAGGAAGAGCAGGCTGAAGCCCTTTCGTCCCCGCAGCGTCTTGAGCCCGGTGTAACCCAGCTTCCACTACATCAGCCGGAGGATAACCAGTTCTCGATGGGCTCCAAGGATTTGTGCATGCTGGAGAGCATTCCTGAACTGATTGAGGCGGGCATTGACAGCTTCAAAATTGAAGGCCGGATGAAGTCGATTCACTATGTGGCGACTGTAGTCAACGCCTACCGCAAGGCCATTGATGCTTACATGGCCGATCCGGAAGGTTATGAGCTGAAGCCGGAGTGGCTGGAAGAGCTGCAAAAAGCGGCAAACCGTCCGCTGAACACCGGATTTTTCTACGATACCCCGGATCATGAGGATCATATCTATGAGCCGGAGGAAAAAGCGGCTCCTTATGATTTTGCCGGACTGGTGCTGGAGTATGATGCCGAAAGCGGCATGGCTCTAATTCAGCAGCGCAACAACTTCAAGCCGGGGCAGGAAGTGGAGTTCTTCGGCCCGGACAACACCTTCTTCAAGCAGACCGTCGGAGAGCTGTGGGATGAAGAAGGCAACCGGCTTGACGTTGCCCGCCACCCGCTTCAGCGTGTCCGCATGAAGGTAGACCAGCCGGTAGCTTATTTCGATATGATGCGGAAGAGAAAATAA
- a CDS encoding methyl-accepting chemotaxis protein, whose protein sequence is MRVGKNKKKPVTVQKAETNRTSETQTASKSKVKKVRDKVTLKGVLHTSVRQVKRVNPLKSVGVKLFLIFLSSIVIVVLLLGLLSYNKAKNTIKDNVSEANRQTIIQTSDKLDILIKQYENLALQLYFDSKMQSDLTDLASASSNYDKFVATDSISKKLSSQTTTDSNIVAISLIPQSADYSVITSGNSGLKMDGIRDQDWYKTVVGRTQEYEYYYSKETKASQNYWFSTAIEGDKGKNIAMVRSLKNMGSNSGYVIMLELKNTLLEEAFKTVSLGDGSRIQLVDPDGIVVASNVPADDGVASELAFIKESKSNNASQEASDADGKDVLAVYNPLTKADWKLTGVVPTGELVKAARPILFTTYLAALAAAALAVVLGFWMVQMIAKPLARLKDLMVEGSKGDLSVRTEYVSKDEIGELSASFNTMMERITELVAQTTDTAREVLDTAGELGEASRKTAISAKEIAAATEEIAGGAGSLALEAERGNELTDLIATQMQSVIAANAEMDEAARGVGEASGHGAKQLEELLKQTGRTGEMTTALVDRVNDLKETVFSVIKVLDVMKNITQQTNILSLNATIEAARAGEAGRGFMVVAGEVRQLADQSKQSIALVAGITDKIMAEMNETVTVLSEVAPLFKQQMSSVKSTSDIFVSVKGQMEDFITSLESVTGAIGSLNHSQGVLSDAMGNVSAVAQQSSATSEEVASLSSEQQNVSDHLVSLSGKLESVSTQLKDKLALFTIK, encoded by the coding sequence ATGAGAGTGGGGAAGAACAAGAAGAAACCGGTGACAGTACAAAAAGCAGAGACAAACCGCACAAGTGAAACACAGACAGCAAGCAAAAGTAAGGTCAAGAAAGTGCGCGACAAGGTAACCCTTAAGGGGGTACTACATACTTCGGTGCGTCAGGTGAAAAGGGTCAACCCGCTGAAATCAGTTGGTGTCAAGCTGTTTTTGATTTTCTTGTCTTCAATTGTTATTGTGGTACTGCTCTTGGGACTGTTGTCCTATAACAAGGCCAAGAATACGATTAAAGATAATGTATCAGAAGCTAACCGGCAGACCATTATCCAGACCTCTGATAAGCTTGATATTCTTATCAAACAGTATGAGAATCTGGCACTGCAACTGTATTTTGATTCGAAAATGCAAAGTGATTTGACGGATTTGGCTTCCGCAAGTTCCAATTATGATAAATTTGTAGCTACCGATTCAATAAGCAAGAAGCTATCCAGCCAGACGACAACGGATTCGAACATTGTAGCTATTTCACTGATTCCGCAGTCAGCGGACTATAGTGTAATTACAAGCGGCAACTCCGGACTGAAAATGGATGGAATAAGAGATCAGGATTGGTATAAGACGGTTGTAGGCCGTACTCAGGAATATGAATATTATTACTCCAAGGAAACCAAAGCATCCCAGAACTACTGGTTCTCGACGGCCATTGAAGGTGATAAAGGGAAAAATATCGCGATGGTAAGATCCCTCAAAAACATGGGTTCCAATTCAGGCTATGTAATCATGCTTGAACTGAAAAACACACTGCTGGAGGAAGCCTTCAAAACGGTTTCCCTCGGAGACGGCTCACGGATTCAGCTTGTGGACCCGGATGGTATAGTAGTCGCTTCTAATGTACCTGCTGATGATGGGGTGGCTTCAGAGCTAGCCTTCATCAAGGAGAGCAAGAGCAACAACGCAAGTCAGGAAGCCAGTGATGCCGACGGCAAGGATGTGCTGGCAGTGTATAATCCCTTGACCAAGGCTGACTGGAAGCTGACCGGAGTGGTGCCTACCGGCGAGCTGGTGAAGGCAGCACGTCCGATTCTGTTCACGACTTATCTGGCGGCGCTTGCCGCAGCCGCGCTCGCGGTAGTGCTAGGGTTCTGGATGGTCCAGATGATCGCCAAACCGCTGGCACGCCTGAAGGATCTTATGGTTGAAGGTTCAAAAGGTGACCTGAGCGTGCGTACCGAATACGTATCTAAGGATGAGATCGGCGAACTGTCGGCCTCCTTCAATACAATGATGGAACGGATTACAGAACTGGTTGCACAGACAACGGACACAGCCCGTGAAGTGCTGGATACTGCTGGTGAGCTTGGTGAAGCTTCCCGCAAGACTGCCATTTCCGCGAAGGAAATTGCCGCTGCTACGGAAGAGATCGCCGGTGGTGCAGGAAGTTTGGCTTTGGAAGCTGAACGCGGCAATGAACTGACGGATCTGATCGCTACGCAGATGCAGAGCGTTATCGCTGCCAATGCCGAGATGGATGAGGCGGCCCGTGGTGTCGGTGAAGCCAGCGGACACGGAGCGAAGCAACTGGAAGAGCTGCTGAAGCAGACAGGCCGTACCGGAGAGATGACAACCGCACTGGTGGATCGTGTCAACGATTTGAAAGAAACGGTATTCTCTGTAATCAAAGTGCTTGATGTGATGAAGAACATTACACAGCAGACAAACATTCTCTCATTGAATGCAACCATTGAAGCAGCAAGAGCGGGCGAAGCAGGCCGCGGATTTATGGTCGTGGCTGGGGAAGTCCGGCAGCTGGCGGATCAATCCAAGCAGTCCATTGCCCTTGTAGCCGGGATTACCGATAAAATCATGGCTGAAATGAACGAGACAGTAACTGTGCTGTCCGAAGTTGCACCGCTCTTCAAGCAGCAGATGAGTTCGGTGAAGAGCACAAGCGATATCTTCGTATCGGTTAAGGGACAGATGGAGGATTTCATTACAAGCCTCGAATCAGTGACCGGAGCCATTGGAAGCCTCAATCATTCCCAAGGTGTCCTGTCGGATGCCATGGGCAACGTAAGTGCGGTAGCGCAGCAATCCTCGGCCACTTCGGAAGAGGTAGCCTCACTCAGCAGCGAGCAGCAGAACGTGAGCGATCACCTCGTTTCGCTGTCAGGCAAGCTGGAGAGCGTTTCAACTCAGCTGAAGGATAAGCTGGCGCTGTTTACCATCAAATAA